A window of the Actinomycetota bacterium genome harbors these coding sequences:
- a CDS encoding GntG family PLP-dependent aldolase: MTTVELRSDTFTRPTPAMRRAMADAEVGDDVWGEDPTIDRLEAAVAERLGHEAALYVPSGTMGNQICLRLAAPRGTEVLANEDNHILWYESAAAPVLSGVQLHPVPGPRGMLEVAAARARVRTERYGVPTSAIAVENTHNRAGGAVQPLEVLEGLRALADEAGLHLHCDGARIWNASVASGVPLERYGALFDSLSVCFSKGLGAPVGSAVVGPSDLVERAREVRHLYGGAMRQAGVLAAAALVALEQNLDRLADDHANARALAETVAAAVPGSVDPGAVDTNMVLLDSGPFGTDGPGLVERLEELGVLAADTDPDRVRLVFSYEVSASDGERAAKAVVAAAG, translated from the coding sequence ATGACCACCGTCGAACTCCGCTCCGACACCTTCACCCGGCCCACCCCGGCGATGCGCCGGGCCATGGCCGACGCCGAGGTCGGCGACGACGTCTGGGGTGAGGACCCGACCATCGATCGCCTGGAGGCGGCCGTGGCCGAGCGCCTCGGCCACGAGGCGGCCCTGTACGTCCCGTCTGGCACCATGGGCAACCAGATCTGCCTGCGCCTGGCCGCCCCGCGCGGGACCGAGGTCCTGGCCAACGAGGACAACCACATCCTCTGGTACGAGTCCGCGGCCGCCCCGGTGCTGTCCGGCGTCCAGCTCCACCCGGTCCCCGGCCCCCGCGGGATGCTGGAGGTGGCCGCGGCCAGGGCCCGGGTCCGGACCGAGCGGTACGGGGTCCCGACCAGCGCCATCGCCGTCGAGAACACCCACAACCGGGCCGGCGGGGCCGTCCAGCCCCTGGAGGTCCTGGAGGGGCTGCGGGCCCTGGCCGACGAGGCCGGGCTGCACCTGCACTGCGACGGGGCCCGCATCTGGAACGCCTCGGTCGCCTCCGGGGTGCCGCTGGAGCGCTACGGCGCCCTGTTCGACAGCCTGTCGGTCTGCTTCTCCAAGGGCCTTGGCGCGCCCGTCGGGTCGGCCGTGGTCGGCCCCAGCGACCTGGTCGAACGGGCCCGCGAGGTCCGCCACCTGTACGGCGGGGCCATGCGCCAGGCCGGGGTGCTGGCCGCGGCCGCCCTGGTCGCCCTCGAGCAGAATCTCGACCGTCTGGCCGACGACCACGCCAACGCCCGCGCCCTGGCCGAGACGGTGGCCGCGGCCGTCCCCGGCAGCGTCGACCCCGGCGCCGTCGACACCAACATGGTCCTGCTGGACAGCGGCCCCTTCGGCACCGACGGCCCCGGCCTGGTGGAGCGGCTGGAGGAGCTGGGGGTGCTGGCCGCCGACACCGACCCCGACCGCGTGCGGCTGGTCTTCAGCTACGAGGTCAGCGCCAGCGACGGCGAGCGGGCCGCCAAGGCGGTCGTCGCCGCCGCCGGATGA
- a CDS encoding TIGR00300 family protein translates to MASTPLPHNDTLEIRGHIIDSMLFTRILDQVLEAHGSYEIEQFDVGRTPVDPSYARLRIYTDDPERLEELVQSLMGLGMQRLETGDATLVPAEMDGVLPDGFYSSTNLETEVRVAGAFVRVENPEMDCAIVVRDRRARTVPMSDVLKGEQVVVGSQGIRVQPLDRGRSGEVFEFMSSQVSSEKPQGLIVRRVAGAMRATKERGERILWVGGPAVVHTGAGPSVVRLIEAGYMDVLFAGNALATHDIEGALYGTSLGVNLAEGIGVEHGHEHHIRALNTIRRCGSIAKAVEQGVLTSGIMHACVVNGVDFVLGGSVRDDGPLPDTVTDVVEAQRQMRSLLGGVGYALMVASMLHSIATGNILPASVPLVCVDINPATVTKLADRGSAQATGVVTDVGLFLGALADELAPR, encoded by the coding sequence ATGGCCTCCACGCCGCTGCCCCACAACGACACCCTGGAGATCCGCGGCCACATCATCGACTCCATGCTGTTCACCCGCATCCTTGACCAGGTGCTGGAGGCGCACGGCAGCTACGAGATCGAGCAGTTCGACGTCGGCCGCACCCCGGTCGACCCCTCCTACGCGCGCCTGAGGATCTACACCGACGACCCCGAGCGCCTGGAGGAGCTGGTCCAGTCGCTCATGGGCCTGGGCATGCAGCGCCTGGAGACGGGCGACGCCACCCTGGTCCCGGCCGAGATGGACGGGGTCCTGCCCGACGGCTTCTACTCCTCGACCAACCTCGAGACCGAGGTGCGGGTGGCCGGCGCCTTCGTCCGGGTGGAGAACCCGGAGATGGACTGCGCGATCGTGGTCCGCGACCGGCGGGCCCGCACCGTGCCCATGTCCGACGTGCTCAAGGGCGAGCAGGTGGTGGTGGGCAGCCAGGGCATCCGGGTCCAGCCGCTGGACCGGGGCCGCTCCGGCGAGGTCTTCGAGTTCATGTCCTCCCAGGTGTCGAGCGAGAAGCCCCAGGGGCTGATCGTCCGCCGGGTCGCCGGGGCGATGCGGGCCACCAAGGAACGCGGCGAGCGGATCCTGTGGGTCGGCGGCCCGGCGGTGGTCCACACCGGTGCCGGCCCGTCGGTGGTGCGGCTGATCGAGGCCGGCTACATGGACGTGCTGTTCGCCGGCAACGCCCTGGCCACCCACGACATCGAGGGCGCCCTGTACGGCACCTCGCTCGGGGTCAACCTGGCCGAGGGGATCGGGGTCGAGCACGGCCACGAGCACCACATCCGGGCCCTCAACACCATCCGCCGCTGCGGCTCGATCGCCAAGGCGGTCGAGCAGGGCGTGCTCACCTCCGGGATCATGCACGCCTGCGTGGTCAACGGGGTCGACTTCGTCCTCGGCGGCTCGGTCCGCGACGACGGCCCCCTCCCCGACACCGTCACCGACGTGGTCGAGGCCCAGCGCCAGATGCGTTCGCTCCTCGGTGGGGTCGGCTACGCCCTGATGGTGGCCTCCATGCTCCACTCGATCGCCACCGGCAACATCCTCCCCGCCTCGGTCCCGCTGGTCTGCGTGGACATCAACCCGGCGACCGTGACCAAGCTCGCCGACCGCGGCTCGGCCCAGGCCACCGGCGTGGTCACCGACGTCGGGCTGTTCCTGGGCGCCCTGGCCGACGAGCTGGCGCCCCGCTGA
- a CDS encoding lipase maturation factor family protein: protein MSVAVWLAMWALYLSIVNVGQTFYGFGWETLLLEAGFLAVLLGPAGTAPPTLVLWLYRWLLFRVEFGAGLIKLRGDRCWRDLTCLDYHHETQPLPGPLSWFFHHLPRPLHRAEVLANHVTQLVVPFGLFAPQPVAGIAALAIVVTQAWLLVSGNFSWLNLITIVLATAALDGALLEAVLPVDPPATLADPAGWQQAAVAALTLVVALLSIRPARNLLGRRQLMNASFDPLRLVNTYGAFGAITRVRREVVLEGTDDPAPGPATTWREYQCKAKPGDPRRRPRQIAPYHLRLDWLLWFAAMSPPSAHPWTARLVMRLLEHDPATRRLLGRPDPFPDHPPALVRARLYRYRFTTPAERRQTGAWWSRDLVGEYLPPLRLHPLSGAPARRPGRPGTARRR, encoded by the coding sequence GTGTCGGTGGCCGTCTGGCTGGCCATGTGGGCCCTGTACCTGTCGATCGTCAACGTCGGCCAGACCTTCTACGGGTTCGGCTGGGAGACGCTGCTGCTGGAGGCGGGCTTCCTGGCCGTGCTGCTCGGGCCGGCGGGCACGGCGCCACCCACCCTGGTGCTGTGGCTGTACCGCTGGCTGCTGTTCCGGGTCGAGTTCGGGGCCGGGCTGATCAAGCTGCGCGGCGACCGCTGCTGGCGTGACCTCACCTGCCTCGACTACCACCACGAGACCCAGCCCCTGCCGGGCCCGCTGAGCTGGTTCTTCCACCACCTGCCACGGCCGCTGCACCGGGCCGAGGTGCTGGCCAACCACGTCACCCAGCTGGTGGTGCCGTTCGGGCTGTTCGCCCCCCAGCCGGTGGCCGGGATCGCCGCCCTGGCGATCGTCGTCACCCAGGCATGGCTGCTGGTCAGCGGCAACTTCTCCTGGCTCAACCTGATCACCATCGTGCTGGCCACGGCCGCTCTCGACGGCGCCCTGCTGGAGGCCGTGCTGCCCGTCGACCCACCGGCCACCCTGGCCGACCCGGCCGGCTGGCAGCAGGCCGCCGTGGCCGCCCTGACCCTCGTGGTGGCGCTGCTGAGCATCCGGCCGGCCCGCAACCTGCTCGGCCGCCGCCAGCTGATGAACGCCAGCTTCGACCCGCTGCGGCTCGTCAACACCTACGGCGCCTTCGGCGCCATCACCCGCGTCCGCCGCGAGGTCGTCCTGGAGGGCACCGACGACCCCGCCCCCGGCCCGGCCACCACCTGGCGGGAGTACCAGTGCAAGGCCAAGCCGGGCGACCCGCGCCGCCGCCCCCGCCAGATCGCCCCCTACCACCTGCGGCTCGACTGGCTGCTGTGGTTCGCGGCCATGTCGCCGCCCTCGGCCCACCCCTGGACGGCCCGCCTGGTGATGAGGCTGCTGGAGCACGACCCGGCCACCCGCAGGCTGCTCGGCCGCCCCGACCCGTTCCCCGACCACCCGCCGGCCCTGGTCCGGGCCCGCCTCTACCGCTACCGCTTCACCACCCCGGCCGAGCGCCGCCAGACCGGCGCCTGGTGGTCCCGCGACCTGGTGGGGGAGTACCTGCCGCCGCTCCGCCTCCACCCGCTCAGCGGGGCGCCAGCTCGTCGGCCAGGGCGCCCAGGAACAGCCCGACGTCGGTGA
- a CDS encoding threonine/serine dehydratase: protein MSEPFGLAEVEGAAARIAGRVHRTPVVTSRLLDRELGCRLAMKGEHLQRVGAFKARGAFSALLALDPATRANGVLAVSSGNHGQAVALAAAETGGRAVVVMPAGSNPAKVAATRAYGAEVVTAGVTGENRETFAADLAAERGLRLVHPFDDHDVMAGQGTAALELLDDVGDLDLVLVPVGGGGLISGTAAAVKGRSPATRGVGVEPAAAADAQASLRAGRRIPLPAAPATIADGVRSLCVGERPFEVIRRLVDDIVTVTDAELLDALALCWSRTKQLVEPTAALPLAALRTGAARGTRVGVVLTGGNVDAAALAACLGR from the coding sequence ATGAGCGAGCCGTTCGGGCTCGCCGAGGTCGAGGGGGCGGCGGCCCGGATCGCCGGGCGGGTCCACCGCACCCCGGTCGTGACCTCCCGCCTGCTGGACCGCGAGCTCGGCTGCCGGCTGGCCATGAAGGGCGAGCACCTGCAGCGGGTGGGGGCGTTCAAGGCCAGGGGGGCGTTCAGCGCCCTGCTCGCCCTCGACCCGGCGACCAGGGCGAACGGGGTCCTGGCGGTCAGCTCCGGCAACCACGGCCAGGCGGTCGCCCTGGCCGCGGCCGAGACCGGGGGCCGGGCGGTGGTGGTGATGCCGGCCGGGTCCAACCCGGCCAAGGTGGCCGCCACCCGGGCCTACGGCGCCGAGGTGGTCACCGCGGGCGTGACCGGCGAGAACCGCGAGACCTTCGCCGCCGACCTGGCCGCCGAGCGCGGCCTGCGCCTGGTCCATCCCTTCGACGACCACGACGTCATGGCCGGGCAGGGCACGGCCGCCCTCGAGCTGCTCGACGACGTCGGTGACCTGGACCTGGTCCTGGTCCCGGTGGGCGGGGGCGGGCTCATCTCCGGCACCGCCGCCGCGGTCAAGGGCCGTTCCCCGGCGACCCGGGGCGTCGGGGTCGAGCCGGCGGCCGCCGCCGACGCCCAGGCGTCGCTGCGGGCCGGCCGGCGCATCCCCCTGCCCGCCGCCCCGGCCACCATCGCCGACGGCGTCCGCAGCCTGTGCGTGGGGGAGCGGCCGTTCGAGGTCATCCGCCGCCTGGTCGACGACATCGTCACCGTCACCGACGCCGAGCTGCTCGACGCCCTCGCCCTGTGCTGGTCGCGGACCAAGCAGCTGGTCGAGCCGACCGCCGCCCTGCCCCTGGCCGCCCTGCGCACCGGCGCCGCCCGCGGCACCCGGGTCGGGGTCGTCCTCACCGGCGGCAACGTCGACGCCGCCGCCCTGGCCGCCTGCCTGGGGCGATGA
- a CDS encoding GTPase — translation TLTHGGMSYGAGVVAARRLGAAEIVDPRPFLVGSLAEVYERYPHIGAVVPAMGYSDAQIRELEAVINQAPVDAVVIGTPIDLRAVADIAHPATRVGYDLVEQGHPDLAAVLDPVIRASATPAPTPAEEPPR, via the coding sequence ACCCTGACCCACGGGGGGATGAGCTACGGCGCCGGCGTGGTCGCCGCCCGCCGCCTCGGCGCCGCCGAGATCGTCGACCCCCGCCCCTTCCTGGTCGGCTCCCTGGCCGAGGTGTACGAGCGCTACCCGCACATCGGCGCCGTGGTCCCGGCCATGGGCTACTCCGACGCCCAGATCCGCGAGCTGGAGGCGGTCATCAACCAGGCCCCGGTGGACGCGGTGGTGATCGGCACCCCGATCGACCTTCGGGCCGTCGCCGACATCGCCCACCCAGCCACCCGGGTCGGCTACGACCTGGTCGAGCAGGGCCACCCCGACCTGGCCGCCGTCCTCGACCCCGTGATCCGCGCCAGCGCCACCCCTGCCCCCACCCCCGCCGAGGAGCCGCCCCGATGA